One Mycolicibacterium sp. TUM20985 genomic window, CTCTGGACCACGCCCGGCCGCATCCTGGTGATCGGCTTCGTCCTCTCCGCCCTGGTCATCGCCTGCGCCTTCGCCACGTCGACGACCATCAACGGCCGTCAGCAGGCCCTCTCCAGGGTTCTGGACCACACCGAACCGCTGTCGTTCGCCGCCGGTCAGCTCTACACCACCCTGTCGGTCGCTGACGCCGCCGCAGCGACGGCCTTCATCTCGGGTGCCGAGCCCCGGGCCGTCAGGCAGCGCTACGAACAAGCCATCACCGACGCCTCGGTCGCGGTGACCCGCGCGTCGAGCGGCCTCACCGACGCGGAGATGGTCCAGCTGCTCGGTCGGGTCAACGCCCAGCTGGCCGTCTACACCGGGCTGGTCGAGACGGCGCGCACCAACAACCGGGCGGGCAATCCCGTCGGGTCGTCGTATCTGTCCGAGGCCTCGTCGCTCATGCAGACGCAGATTCTCCCCGACGCCCAACGGCTGTACGAGCGGACCTCCGCACAGGTCGACGTGGAGACCACCGCGTCCACCCGAATTCCGGCGCCGGTCATCCTGGTGGTCCTCGCGACCCTGATGTTCGGCGCCTTCGCCAACCGGTGGCTGTCGCGGCGGACCCGCCGACGGGTGAACATCGGGTTCGTCGCGGGCGGGCTCGCGGTACTCATCATGATCGTCTGGGTGGGAACGGCCCTGACGATTTCCACCGCCGACAGCCGCAGCGCCAAGAGCACCGCCGCCGAGTCGCTCAAGACCGTCACCACCATGGCTATCACCGCTCAGCAGGCCCGCGCCGACGAGACGCTCTCCCTCATCCGCCGCGGTGACGAGGGCGTCCGCAAGCAGTCCTACTACCAGCGCATCGACACCATGCAGCGTCAACTCGCCGACTACCTGGACCGCGATGACGCCATCGACAAGGCCGACCTGGCCGATGCCGAGCAACTGCTGCGACGCTGGCGGGCCGCCGACGACCGGATCAACGCCTACATCGCGGTGGGCAACTATCAGGCCGCCACCCAGGTCGCCCTCGGCACCGGCGAAGACGACTCCACGCCCGCCTTCGACAAGCTCGACGCCGCCCTGACGAAGGGTATCGGCGAGAGCCGCCAGCAGTTGCGCAACGACATCGTCAACGCGCGGCGCGTGCTGTCCGGCGCGACCGTCGGCGCGGCGGTGCTCAGCATCATCGCGGCAATCGCGGTGGCGCTCGGGCTGTGGCCACGGTTGAGTGAGTACCGATGAGCGTTTGCGCGAAGAGCATGAATCAGATGACGATGTGCACGCGCCTCGTGGCCGCCCTCGCGGTGGGCCTGATGGTGGTCGGCTGCAGCCAGACCGCGCCCGCCGTCAACGTGCCGAGCGTGACACTCGCCCCGCCCACGCCCGCCGGCATGACCGAGATCGCCCCTGAGCCGGCCCAGCTACCCGTCGACGACGATGACGACTGCACCGCCAGCCTGAGGCCGTTCCCCACCAAGGCCGAGGCCGACGACGCCGTCACCAACATCCGCAACCGCGGCAGGCTCATCGTTGGGCTCGACATCGGCAGCAATCTGTTCAGCTTCCGCGACCCCATCACCGGTGAGATCACCGGGTTCGACGTCGACATCGCCGGTGAGGTCGCCCGCGACATCTTCGGCACCCCATCACAGGTCGAGTACCGCATCCTGTCGTCGGCCGACCGGGTCGCCGCGCTGCAGAACAACCAGGTCGACATCGTCGTCAAGACCATGAGCATCAACTGCGCGCGCAAGGCGTTGGTGAACTTCTCCACCGAGTACCTGTCGGCCAATCAGCGGATCCTGGCACCCCGCGACTCGGCGATCACCCAGGCCTCCGATCTGGCGGGCAAGCGGGTGTGCGCGGTGAAGGGCACGACGTCGCTGGAGCGGATCCAGCAGATCACCCCGCCACCCGTCATCGTCGAGGTCGTGACGTGGGCCGACTGTCTGGTCGCGCTGCAGCAGCGCCAGGTCGACGCCGTGAGCACCGACGACTCCATCCTGGCCGGGCTGGTCTCGCAAGATCCGTATCTGCACATCGTCGGGCCGTCGATGGCCAAGGAGCCCTACGGCATCGGGATCAACAAGGAGAACACCGGCCTGGTGCGGTTCGTCAACGGCACCCTCGAGCGGGTTCGCCGCGACGGCACGTGGAATACGTTGTACCGCAAGTGGTTATCGGTGCTCGGTCCTGCTCCCGCCCCGCCCGTGCCGAGGTACGTGGACTAGTGACCACCCCGGAGTGGCACGACGAGACACCCGACGAGGGCCCAGGCACCCAGCCGGCCGACGCCATGGCGTACGACTCGCTGGCGACCATGCGGCCGATGGCGACCCAAGCCGTCTTCCGGCCGAACTTCGACGACTCGGAGGATGCGTCGGTCGGCAGCGTCGAAACCGAACCGCACGAACAGACGACCATGTTGACCCGGCAGTGGTCGCCCATCCGTCGGCTCGGCGGCGGTCTGGTCGAGGTGCCGCGCGTGCCGGAACGCGACCCGCTGGAAGCCCTGATGACCAATCCGGTGGTCGCCGAGGCGAAGCGGTTCTGCTGGAACTGCGGTAAGCCGGTCGGCCGCTCCACCTCCGACGGCGAGGCCCTGTCCGAGGGCTGGTGCCCACACTGCGGCAGCGCGTATTCCTTTCTCCCGCAACTGAGTCCCGGCGACATGGTCATCGATCAGTACGAGATCAAGGGTTGCATCGCCCACGGCGGTCTCGGCTGGATCTACCTGGCCTTCGACAAGAACGTCAACGATCGGCCCGTCGTGCTCAAGGGTCTGGTGCACTCCGGTGACGCCGAGGCACAGTCGATCGCGATGGCCGAGCGGCAGTTCCTCGCCGAGGTCACCCACCCGGGGATCGTGAAGATCTTCAACTTCGTCGAACACGACGACAAGAACGGTGATCCCGTCGGCTACATCGTCATGGAGTACGTCGGCGGGACGTCGCTCAAACAGGCCAAGGGACAAAACCTTCCGGTCGCGCAGGCCATCGCGTACATGCTCGAGATCCTGCCAGCGCTGGGCTACCTGCACTCCGTCGGGCTGGTGTACAACGACCTGAAGCCCGAGAACATCATGGTCACCGAGGAGCAGCTCAAGCTGATCGACCTCGGCGCGGTGTCGCGGCTGAACTCGTACGGCTTCCTCTACGGCACCCCGGGGTACCAGGCACCCGAGATCGTCAAGACGGGACCGACGGTCGGGACCGACATCTATACGGTGGGTCGCACCCTCGCCGCGCTGACGCTGGACCTGCGCACCCGCAACGGCCGCTACGACGACGGCCTCCCCGATGACGATCCCGTTCTGGCCCAACACGATTCGTTCGGTCGGTTGCTCAGTCGGGCCATCGACCCCGACCCGCGCCGGCGGTTCGGCAGCGCCGAGGAGATGGCGGGGCAGCTGATCGGCGTACTGCGCGAGGTCGTCGCCAAGGACTCCGGCATGCCGCGGCCAGGGTTGTCCGCGGTGTTCAGCCCGTCTCGTTCGACCTTCGGCGTCGATCTCCTGGTCGCCCACACCGACGTGTACCTCGACGGGCAGGTGCACTCCGAGAAGCTGACCGCCCAGGAGATCGTCCGAGCGTTGCAGGTGCCGCTGGTCGACCCCGCCGACGTCGGTGCGGCGGTGTTGTCGGCGACCGTGCTCAGCCAGCCGGTGCAGACGCTCGACTCGCTGCGGGCCGCGCGCTACGGATCGCTGGATTCCGATGGCGGCGTCGATCTCTCGGAGTCGGTCGAGCTGCCGCTGATGGAGGTGCGGGCGCTGCTGGACCTCGGCGACGTGGCCAAGGCCAACCGCAAACTCGACGATCTGTGCGAGCGCGTCGGGTGGCGCTGGCGTCTGGTGTGGTTCCGCGCGGTCGCCGAATTGCTCTCCGCCGATTACGAATCGGCCACCAAGCACTTCACCGAGGTGCTCGACACCCTGCCCGGCGAACTCGCCCCCAAGCTGGCGCTGGCGGCGACCGCGGAGCTCAGCGGTTCCGCCGACGAGAACACCTTCTACAAGACGGTGTGGAACACCGACAACGGCATCATCTCCGCGGGATTCGGCCTGGCCCGGGCGCAGTCCGCGAACGGCCAGCGCGACGAGGCGGTCACCACCCTGGACCAGGTACCGCCCACCTCCCGGCACTTCACCACCGCGCGGCTCACCAGCGCCGTCACGCTGCTGTCCGGGCGCTCGGGCAGTGAGATCACCGAGCCGCAGATCCGCGATGCCGCCCGGCGCGTTGAGGTGCTGCCCGACACCGAACCCCGGGTACTGCAGATCCGCGCACTGGTGCTCGGTACCGCGATGGACTGGCTGGCCGACAACACCGCGAGCACCAATCACATCCTCGGCTTTCCCTTCACCGAGCACGGTTTGCGGCTGGGCGTCGAGGCCTCCCTGCGCGGGCTGTCCCGCGTCGCCCCGACCCAGGAACACCGGTACGCGCTGGTCGATTTGGCCAACAGCGTGCGGCCGATGAGTACCTTCTAGCCGACTGCGGACCTCACGCACCGGTGACGTCGACGTCAGTTAGCGCGCGGGTCCGCGCGTAGCACGGTTATCCTTCGGCCATGGCCGAGACCCCGCCGGACGATGCCAGTCCCTGGCTCGAAGAGGTCTCGGCTCGCGCACCCGACTCCCTGCTGGTCGGGTGGTTCCGGTTCTACTTCGCCGACGAGCGCTGGGAGTGGTCTGCCGAGACCGCGCGCATCCACGGCTACGAGCCCGGCACCGTGACGCCGACCACGGAGCTGGTCATGTCGCACAAGCATCCCGACGACCTCGCCAGGTTGGCGGCTCACCTCGACACCGTGCGGCGCACCCACGAGGCGGTCAGCACCCGGCACCGCATCATCGACGCGCAGGGACGCACCCGCGAGGTCGTCGTGGCCGGGCTGGAGGTCGTCGAGGACAATGTGGTAATCGGCACGTCGGGGTTGTACATCGACGTCACGCCGACCGCGCGGGCGGTCCAGGACTCGGTTCGTACCCGCGAGCGGGCGCTCACCGACAAACTCGCCGTCGTCGTCGACGGGCGCGCGTCCATCGATACCACCAAGGGCATGCTGATGCTGATCTACGGCATCGACGCCGAAAAGGCCTTCGGCCTGCTCAAGTGGCGGTCCCAGGAGACGAACGTCAAGCTGCGCGTGCTCGCCGCGCAACTGGCCGAGGAGTTCCTCGCGGTCACCAACGACGGACAATTGCCACAGCGGGCGGCCTTCGATGCGATCTTCCTCACCGCGCACGAGCGGCTTCCGCAGACACCGGCGTAGCCGGCGGGGTCGTCATTTGGCGTCGGCGATACCCGTGATGTCGGCGCGTACGGCCAGAACGCTACTGCTTAACGCAGGGGGTTGGCACCGAGCACACCTGACGAGGAATCTCCAAGACTTCAACCACGATCTAATCCACCCGCTTCTCCCAGTATGCCCTACTTGAGCGATTCACACTCAAGAACCACGTCAGGCGTCGAGCACGTCGACGCAGGCCCGGGCGATGGCGAGCTCCTCGTTGGTGGGGATGACCAGCACGGTGGTCGGCGACGTCTCGAACGAGATGCGCCGCGGCGACCGGGCTGGGCTCTCGTTGAGGTGCTCGTCGAGCTCGACGCCGAGCGGCGCAAGCCCGCTGAGCGCATCGCGCCGCACGGTGGCGTCGTTCTCGCCGACCCCGGCGGTGAACGTGATGACGTCGGTGGTGCCGAGCAACGCCAGATAGGCGCCGATGTACTTGCGCAGCCGGTGGATGTAGACGTCATAGGCCAATTGCGCATCCGCGTCACCGGAGTCGATCCGCCGGTGCAAGAGCCGGAAGTCGATCTCGCCGCCGAGGCCGAGGACCCCCGAGCGCCGGTTGAGCATCGTCTCGACGTCGGCCAGGCTCATGCCGGCCGCCCGGTTCAGGTACATGATGACGCCCGGGTCGAGGTCCCCCGACCGGGTGCCCATCACCAGACCCTCCATCGGCGTCAGGCCCATCGAGGTGTCCTGCGGCCGGCCGCCGACGATCGCCGACGCGGACGCACCGTTGCCGAGGTGCAGCACGATCTGGTTGAGCGACTCCAGCGGCGCCTGGAGGAACTCCGCGGCCTGCTCGCTGACGTACTGGTGCGAGGTGCCGTGAAAGCCGTAGCGCCGAATGTGCCACTGCTCGGCGATGTCTCGCGGAATCGCGTACGTCGCCGCAGCGGGTGGCAGGTCGTGGAAGTACGCCGTGTCGAAGACGGCGACGTGCGGAAGGTCGGGCAGCACCTTGCGGGCCACCTCTATGCCGGTGATGGCCGGTGGATTGTGCAGGGGTGCCAACGGTGCCAGTGTCTCCAGCGTGGCGATCAGCGCGTCATCGACGACGGTCGGTCGGTACAGGTCCGGTCCGCCGTGCACGACGCGGTGACCGACCGCGACCACGCCGAGCGCATCGAGGTCCAGGCCAGCCTCGGACAGTTCGTCGAACGCTGCTCGCAGTGCGGCTTCGTGGTCGGCGATGGGCCCAGAACCGATCCGTTCGATGATGCCGTCGGCCACCTGCCGGCCAGAATCAGGCTGCAAGACAGCATATTTCAGGGACGAGGAGCCGCAGTTGAGCACCAGGACGGCGCGCGGGGTGTTCACTTTCCCTGCGCCTGAATCGCCGTAATCGCCACGGTGTTCACGATGTCCTCGACGAGTGCGCCCCGCGACAGGTCGTTGACCGGCTTGTTGAGGCCCTGTAGCACCGGCCCGATCGCAATCGCGCCCGCACTGCGCTGGACCGCCTTGTAGGTGTTGTTGCCCGTATTCAGGTCGGGGAAGATGAGCACGGTCGCGCGGCCCGCCACCTCGGAGTCCGGCATCTTCGTCTTCGCGACCGACGGTTCCACGGCCGCGTCGTACTGGATGGGCCCCTCCACCAAGAGGTCTGGCTCTCTTGAACGCACCAATTCCGTTGCCAGCCTTACTTTTTCGACGTCGGCTCCCGTGCCGGACGTGCCGGTGGAATAGGACAGCATCGCCACCCGCGGGGTGATGCCGAACTGCGCGGCGGTGCGCGCGGACGAGATCGCGATGTCGGCGAGCTGCTCGGACGTGGGATCGGGCACGATGGCGCAGTCACCGTAGGCGAGCACCTCGTCGGCGAGGCACATCAGGAAGATGCTCGACACCGTGGTGACTCCGGACGCCGTCCTGATGATCTCGAATGCCGGCCTGATGGTGTGCGCGGTGGTGTGCCGCGCGCCGGACACCATGCCGTCGACCATGTCGTTGTACACCAGCATCGTGCCGAAGTAGGAGACGTCGTGGATGACTTCGCGCGCCTGCTCGACGGTAACGCCCTTGCGCTTGCGCAATTCCGCGTACTGCTCGGCGAATCGATCGCACAGGTCGCTGGTCTCCGGGTTCAGCACGGTCGCGTCCGACAGGTCGACGCCCAGTTCCGCCGCGCGAGCCCGGACGGCGGACTCGTCACCGAGGATCGTGAGGTCGGCCACCGACCGGTGCAGCAGGCGGCCCGCCGCCTTGAGGATTCGATCGTCATCGCCCTCGGGCAGCACGATGCGCTTGCGGTCACTCCGTGCCCGCTCCTGCAGCTGGTAGGTGAACATCTGTGGCGTCACCACTGACGGTATCGGAATCGACAGCTGCGCAAGCAGATCCGCGGTATCGACGTACTCCTCCATCAGCGTCAGCGCGGTGTCGATCTTGCGGTGCGAGCTGGTGGTCACCCGACCGCGTGCCGACGCCGCGGCCCGTGCCGTGTCGTAGGTGCCCAGCTCGGTGGTGACGATCGGCATCCGCAATCCGAGGCCCGACACCAGCGCACCGATGGCGGGGTGCAACGGCAGGCCCCCGTTGAGGACGATGCACGACAGCGACGGAAACCCCTCTGCCGCATGAGCGCTCGCCACCGCCAGCACCACGTCGGATCGGTCCCCCGGCGTGATGACGGCCATGCCCTCGCGCAGCCGCTCGAGAACGTGCTCGGCCGTCATCCCCGCGACGAGGACGCCCAGCACCTCGCGGTTGAGCAGGCTGTCGTCGCCACTGCTCATGGTGCCGCCGACCGCATCCCGCAGTTCGGCGACCGACGGGGCGACGAGCAGAGGTTCCTCCGGCAGCACGTAGCTCTTGGGGGCCACGCGCTTCAGCGCCTCGGCCACCGCCGTCAGCTCCGCGGGATCGCACCGGTTGGCGACCACGGCGGCCGTATGGGCGTGTTGCCCGGCGATCTCGGCGAGGCACAATTCGACGACGTGCGCGACGTCCTCGGGTGTCCGATCGGCGGCGCGCACGGCGAGCACGATCGGGGCGCCAAGGTTGACCGCGATGCGCGCGTTCACGCTCAACTCGCTGGGAGAGGCGACGTCGGTGTAATCGCTGCCGACGATCAGCACGGCGTCGCAGCGTTCGGCGACGGCGTGATAGCGCGCGACGATGTCGGCCAGCGCCGCGTCGGGATCGTCGTGCAGCTCCTGGTAACCGACACCGACGCAGTCCTCGTAGGCCAGCCCGGCGGTCGTGTGCGCCAGCAGGAGATCGAGGATGTAGTCCCTCTCCCCGCCGGCTGAGTCCCCCGGGTCGCTCCGCTCCGGCCCCCGCCCCTGGGGACGCCTGGTGATCGGCCGGAACACCCCGACCTTCGCCACCGTGGACGCAAGCCGGTGCAGGATGCCCAGCGCGATCGTCGACTTACCGGTGTCGCCCTCGGGCGACGCTACGTAGATGGCCGAGGCGCTCGTGGTGGACACGGGGACCAGCCTGCCAAATCACCCCAGCTTGCGCAGCCGCGGCTCCAGATCGTTCTTGAAGAGTTCGAGGAATCGACGCTGGTCGTGCCCGGGCGCGTGGAACACCAGGTGGTTGAGCCCCCAGCCGACGTAGTCCTTGACCTTGTCGACGGCCTCGTCGGGATCCGAGGCGACGATCCACCGCTTGGCGACCTGCTCGATGGGCAGCTCGTCGGCGGCCTTCTCCATCTCGAGCGGATCGTGGATGTTCGTCTTCTGCTCGGCGGTCAGCGACAGCGGCGCCCAGAACCGCGTGTTCTCCAGCGCCACCTCGGGATCGGTGTCGTAGGAGATCTTGATCTCGATCATCCGGTCGACGTCGTCGGGGTTCTTGCCCGCGGCTTCCGCGCCCTCCCTCATGGCGGGGAGGAGCTTGTCCTTGTACAGCTCCTCGCCCTTGCCCGAGGTGCAGATGAACCCGTCGCCCGCGCGGCCGGCGTACTTGGCCACCTGGGGGCCGCCCGCGGCGATGTAGATCGGGATGCCACCCTCGGGGACGTCGTAGATCGACGCGCCCTTGGTGTGGTAGTACTCGCCCTCGAAGTCGACGCGGTCACCGAGCCATAGCTCGCGCATCAGGCGCACCGACTCGCGCAGCCGCGCGTAGCGCTCCTTGAACTCCGGCCACTCGCCGGTGAATCCGGTGGCGATCTCGTTGAGGGACTCGCCGGTGCCGACCCCGAGGAAGATGCGATTCGGGTAGAGGCATCCCATGGTGGCGAACGCCTGCGCGAGGACCGCCGGGTTGTAGCGGAAGGTCGGCGTCAGCACCGACGTGCCGAGGACGAGGCGCTTGGTGCGCTCGCCGACCGCCGTCATCCAGGCGAGCGAGAAGGGCGCGTGTCCGCCCTCGTGCCGCCACGGCTGAAAGTGATCGCTGACCGTCGCGCTGTCCATGCCGTGCGCTTCGGCCTCCACGGCCAGCTCGACGAGTTCACGCGGCCCGAACTGCTCTGCCGACGCCTTGTATCCCAACTTGAGTTCAGCCACAACACTGTTCTACTCCCTGGATGGCCACCGCTATTCCCCACCTGCGAATCAGGCCCCCTAAACTGAGCGCCGTGGCACGACCGGTCGAACTGCAACGCATCACCGATACCGTCCACTTCGCACACACCGCGCTGGTCAACTGGACCCTCGTCACCGATGGCACCGGTGTGGTGATGATCGACGCGGGCTTCCCGGGTCAGCGCGAGGAAGTGCTTGGCTCGGTCCGCCAACTCGGGTTCGGCGTCGACGACATTCACGCGATCCTGCTGACGCACGCTCACGTCGACCACCTCGGCACGGCCATCTGGTTCGCGAAAACCCATGGCACACCGGTCTTCTGCCACGACGCCGAAGTCGGCCACGCCCATCGGGAGTACCTGGAGCAGGTGTCGCTGCTCGACCTGGCGGTCAAGGCTTGGCGGCCGCGCTACCTGAAGTGGTCGCTGAACATCGCCCGCGTCGGCGCCCTTCGGCGCGGCGGGATTCCCTCCGCGCGGGCCCTGACCGAGCAGGTCGCGGCCGCCCTGCCCGGAACCCCTACGGCGATACCCACGCCCGGGCACACCGGTGGCCACTGCTCCTACCTCGTCGACGGCGTGCTCGTCAGCGGCGACGCCCTGGTGACGGGTCATCCGGTGTCCACCCGCCGCGGGCCCCAGCTGTTGCCCGGCATCTTCAATCACGACCAGGCCGCCTGCGTCCGCAGCCTCTCGGCGTTGCAGACGCTCGCAACCGACGTGCTGCTGCCCGGCCACGGCCCCGTCTGGCGCGGACCCATCGGGGAAGCGGCGAAGCACGCCTTGGCTACGTGAGGATCCCGTAGCCGAGGAGGAAGATCGCGGTCAGCGTGAACCCGCACCCCAGGACGATGGTCGGCATCAGGATGGTCTGATCGAGTTCCTCGGGGTCGCGCGAATCGTCGGCGACGGGCCCGTAGATCACCGACCCGACCGCGGATTCCCGGAACGTGCGGACCACGCGACCGACCCGCTCGTTCGGCCGGGTCCCCACGTGAGAGCGCAGGGCCACGCCTCCTGCGAAGGTCAACAGTCCGGCGGCGAGAAGCAGCCAGCCGACCGTCAGCTCCGACAGCATGGTCCAACCCTAGCTCGTCGCGTCGGGTCACAACCCCCAGCGCTTGGCGATCAGCTCGTGCGAGCGCAATCGGTCCGCGTGGGCGTGCGTGACCGAGGTGACCACGAGTTCGT contains:
- the glnX gene encoding protein kinase G-activating protein GlnX, with translation MTVELAHPSTEPLASRSQTRPAHPRWWFLWTTPGRILVIGFVLSALVIACAFATSTTINGRQQALSRVLDHTEPLSFAAGQLYTTLSVADAAAATAFISGAEPRAVRQRYEQAITDASVAVTRASSGLTDAEMVQLLGRVNAQLAVYTGLVETARTNNRAGNPVGSSYLSEASSLMQTQILPDAQRLYERTSAQVDVETTASTRIPAPVILVVLATLMFGAFANRWLSRRTRRRVNIGFVAGGLAVLIMIVWVGTALTISTADSRSAKSTAAESLKTVTTMAITAQQARADETLSLIRRGDEGVRKQSYYQRIDTMQRQLADYLDRDDAIDKADLADAEQLLRRWRAADDRINAYIAVGNYQAATQVALGTGEDDSTPAFDKLDAALTKGIGESRQQLRNDIVNARRVLSGATVGAAVLSIIAAIAVALGLWPRLSEYR
- a CDS encoding glutamate ABC transporter substrate-binding protein, whose product is MCTRLVAALAVGLMVVGCSQTAPAVNVPSVTLAPPTPAGMTEIAPEPAQLPVDDDDDCTASLRPFPTKAEADDAVTNIRNRGRLIVGLDIGSNLFSFRDPITGEITGFDVDIAGEVARDIFGTPSQVEYRILSSADRVAALQNNQVDIVVKTMSINCARKALVNFSTEYLSANQRILAPRDSAITQASDLAGKRVCAVKGTTSLERIQQITPPPVIVEVVTWADCLVALQQRQVDAVSTDDSILAGLVSQDPYLHIVGPSMAKEPYGIGINKENTGLVRFVNGTLERVRRDGTWNTLYRKWLSVLGPAPAPPVPRYVD
- a CDS encoding serine/threonine-protein kinase PknG — protein: MAYDSLATMRPMATQAVFRPNFDDSEDASVGSVETEPHEQTTMLTRQWSPIRRLGGGLVEVPRVPERDPLEALMTNPVVAEAKRFCWNCGKPVGRSTSDGEALSEGWCPHCGSAYSFLPQLSPGDMVIDQYEIKGCIAHGGLGWIYLAFDKNVNDRPVVLKGLVHSGDAEAQSIAMAERQFLAEVTHPGIVKIFNFVEHDDKNGDPVGYIVMEYVGGTSLKQAKGQNLPVAQAIAYMLEILPALGYLHSVGLVYNDLKPENIMVTEEQLKLIDLGAVSRLNSYGFLYGTPGYQAPEIVKTGPTVGTDIYTVGRTLAALTLDLRTRNGRYDDGLPDDDPVLAQHDSFGRLLSRAIDPDPRRRFGSAEEMAGQLIGVLREVVAKDSGMPRPGLSAVFSPSRSTFGVDLLVAHTDVYLDGQVHSEKLTAQEIVRALQVPLVDPADVGAAVLSATVLSQPVQTLDSLRAARYGSLDSDGGVDLSESVELPLMEVRALLDLGDVAKANRKLDDLCERVGWRWRLVWFRAVAELLSADYESATKHFTEVLDTLPGELAPKLALAATAELSGSADENTFYKTVWNTDNGIISAGFGLARAQSANGQRDEAVTTLDQVPPTSRHFTTARLTSAVTLLSGRSGSEITEPQIRDAARRVEVLPDTEPRVLQIRALVLGTAMDWLADNTASTNHILGFPFTEHGLRLGVEASLRGLSRVAPTQEHRYALVDLANSVRPMSTF
- a CDS encoding PAS and ANTAR domain-containing protein; protein product: MAETPPDDASPWLEEVSARAPDSLLVGWFRFYFADERWEWSAETARIHGYEPGTVTPTTELVMSHKHPDDLARLAAHLDTVRRTHEAVSTRHRIIDAQGRTREVVVAGLEVVEDNVVIGTSGLYIDVTPTARAVQDSVRTRERALTDKLAVVVDGRASIDTTKGMLMLIYGIDAEKAFGLLKWRSQETNVKLRVLAAQLAEEFLAVTNDGQLPQRAAFDAIFLTAHERLPQTPA
- a CDS encoding acetate kinase — its product is MNTPRAVLVLNCGSSSLKYAVLQPDSGRQVADGIIERIGSGPIADHEAALRAAFDELSEAGLDLDALGVVAVGHRVVHGGPDLYRPTVVDDALIATLETLAPLAPLHNPPAITGIEVARKVLPDLPHVAVFDTAYFHDLPPAAATYAIPRDIAEQWHIRRYGFHGTSHQYVSEQAAEFLQAPLESLNQIVLHLGNGASASAIVGGRPQDTSMGLTPMEGLVMGTRSGDLDPGVIMYLNRAAGMSLADVETMLNRRSGVLGLGGEIDFRLLHRRIDSGDADAQLAYDVYIHRLRKYIGAYLALLGTTDVITFTAGVGENDATVRRDALSGLAPLGVELDEHLNESPARSPRRISFETSPTTVLVIPTNEELAIARACVDVLDA
- the pta gene encoding phosphate acetyltransferase gives rise to the protein MSTTSASAIYVASPEGDTGKSTIALGILHRLASTVAKVGVFRPITRRPQGRGPERSDPGDSAGGERDYILDLLLAHTTAGLAYEDCVGVGYQELHDDPDAALADIVARYHAVAERCDAVLIVGSDYTDVASPSELSVNARIAVNLGAPIVLAVRAADRTPEDVAHVVELCLAEIAGQHAHTAAVVANRCDPAELTAVAEALKRVAPKSYVLPEEPLLVAPSVAELRDAVGGTMSSGDDSLLNREVLGVLVAGMTAEHVLERLREGMAVITPGDRSDVVLAVASAHAAEGFPSLSCIVLNGGLPLHPAIGALVSGLGLRMPIVTTELGTYDTARAAASARGRVTTSSHRKIDTALTLMEEYVDTADLLAQLSIPIPSVVTPQMFTYQLQERARSDRKRIVLPEGDDDRILKAAGRLLHRSVADLTILGDESAVRARAAELGVDLSDATVLNPETSDLCDRFAEQYAELRKRKGVTVEQAREVIHDVSYFGTMLVYNDMVDGMVSGARHTTAHTIRPAFEIIRTASGVTTVSSIFLMCLADEVLAYGDCAIVPDPTSEQLADIAISSARTAAQFGITPRVAMLSYSTGTSGTGADVEKVRLATELVRSREPDLLVEGPIQYDAAVEPSVAKTKMPDSEVAGRATVLIFPDLNTGNNTYKAVQRSAGAIAIGPVLQGLNKPVNDLSRGALVEDIVNTVAITAIQAQGK
- the fgd gene encoding glucose-6-phosphate dehydrogenase (coenzyme-F420), translated to MAELKLGYKASAEQFGPRELVELAVEAEAHGMDSATVSDHFQPWRHEGGHAPFSLAWMTAVGERTKRLVLGTSVLTPTFRYNPAVLAQAFATMGCLYPNRIFLGVGTGESLNEIATGFTGEWPEFKERYARLRESVRLMRELWLGDRVDFEGEYYHTKGASIYDVPEGGIPIYIAAGGPQVAKYAGRAGDGFICTSGKGEELYKDKLLPAMREGAEAAGKNPDDVDRMIEIKISYDTDPEVALENTRFWAPLSLTAEQKTNIHDPLEMEKAADELPIEQVAKRWIVASDPDEAVDKVKDYVGWGLNHLVFHAPGHDQRRFLELFKNDLEPRLRKLG
- a CDS encoding MBL fold metallo-hydrolase, encoding MARPVELQRITDTVHFAHTALVNWTLVTDGTGVVMIDAGFPGQREEVLGSVRQLGFGVDDIHAILLTHAHVDHLGTAIWFAKTHGTPVFCHDAEVGHAHREYLEQVSLLDLAVKAWRPRYLKWSLNIARVGALRRGGIPSARALTEQVAAALPGTPTAIPTPGHTGGHCSYLVDGVLVSGDALVTGHPVSTRRGPQLLPGIFNHDQAACVRSLSALQTLATDVLLPGHGPVWRGPIGEAAKHALAT